In the Aquipuribacter hungaricus genome, one interval contains:
- a CDS encoding Lrp/AsnC family transcriptional regulator produces the protein MDTTDRQILTELQRDGRLTVTELADRVRLSLSPCHRRLRALEQSGVITGYRAVLDPTRLGLRFEALVFVTLAVGTRDRLAEFDHALAHVPDVVRAQRLFGDPDYLLTVLVRDQDAFQQLYDEHLAALPGVQRLTSTLVMKDIVTDRPLPI, from the coding sequence GTGGACACGACCGACCGGCAGATTCTTACCGAGCTGCAGCGTGACGGGCGCCTGACCGTCACCGAGCTTGCCGATCGGGTCCGGCTGAGCCTGTCCCCGTGCCACCGCCGGCTGCGCGCACTGGAGCAGTCGGGTGTGATCACCGGCTACCGCGCCGTCCTGGACCCCACGAGGCTCGGGCTGCGCTTCGAGGCCCTCGTGTTCGTGACGTTGGCCGTCGGCACCCGGGACCGGCTCGCTGAGTTCGACCACGCCCTCGCGCACGTCCCGGACGTCGTCCGGGCCCAGCGGCTGTTCGGTGACCCGGACTATCTGCTCACCGTCCTCGTGCGAGACCAGGACGCCTTCCAGCAGCTGTACGACGAACACCTCGCCGCTCTACCGGGCGTGCAGCGCCTGACCTCGACGCTGGTGATGAAGGACATCGTCACGGACCGACCCCTGCCAATCTGA
- a CDS encoding ROK family protein codes for MSFVDLGGWHGLSEPSRGLALEVLLHGPLSRSDVARRLEMSAGSVTRLSRPLLDAGVLVEGGGPYETTEGRPGRPLHVATDAVQLVGLRVAGTHAWATLTTLRADAVDAVDAPLPDTSPEAVADTALRLVERLRRSAPPVAGVGVAVGGTVDGHGIVVRAPFLGWNDVPFGRMLEDRTGLPVTLANDIVALTTAESWFGVGSRHPTFAVVTVGTGVGLGLVYDRRVVTGPDTGVGLVGHLPLGMHGPVCDLGHRGCAAAVLSDASIRNQVSIAVGRPVDAEDVLDLVLAGQHPAVDAIAEHVAVGLGRLIAMVANITMVPVVAVSGEGLALAELLQHRVHREVARLRDPHAADVDIVFQHSPGSRWARGAAAVAIKRYVSPTT; via the coding sequence ATGTCTTTCGTGGACCTTGGCGGCTGGCACGGACTGAGCGAACCGTCGCGCGGTCTCGCACTGGAGGTGCTGCTGCACGGACCGCTGTCCCGCAGCGACGTCGCCCGGCGGCTGGAGATGTCCGCGGGCAGCGTCACCCGCCTGAGCCGGCCGCTGCTCGACGCGGGCGTCCTGGTCGAGGGCGGCGGGCCGTACGAGACGACGGAGGGCCGCCCCGGACGGCCGCTGCACGTGGCCACCGACGCCGTGCAGCTGGTAGGTCTCCGTGTGGCGGGGACGCACGCCTGGGCCACCCTGACCACCCTCCGGGCCGACGCGGTCGACGCGGTGGACGCGCCGCTGCCGGACACCTCCCCCGAGGCGGTGGCGGACACCGCCCTACGGCTGGTCGAGCGCCTGCGACGGTCAGCCCCGCCGGTGGCGGGTGTCGGGGTGGCCGTCGGCGGCACGGTCGACGGGCACGGGATCGTCGTCCGGGCGCCGTTCCTCGGCTGGAACGACGTCCCGTTCGGCCGCATGCTCGAGGACCGGACCGGCCTGCCGGTCACCCTGGCGAACGACATCGTCGCGCTGACCACCGCCGAGAGCTGGTTCGGGGTCGGGTCCCGGCACCCGACCTTCGCGGTCGTCACGGTCGGGACCGGTGTCGGGCTCGGCCTGGTTTACGACAGGCGCGTCGTCACCGGACCCGACACGGGCGTAGGTCTGGTCGGTCACCTGCCGCTGGGCATGCACGGCCCCGTCTGCGACCTGGGGCACCGCGGGTGTGCGGCCGCAGTGCTCTCCGATGCCAGCATCCGGAACCAGGTCAGCATCGCCGTGGGACGTCCCGTGGATGCTGAGGACGTCCTCGACCTCGTCCTCGCCGGCCAGCACCCGGCCGTGGACGCCATCGCCGAGCACGTCGCGGTGGGCCTCGGACGGCTGATCGCCATGGTCGCCAATATCACGATGGTCCCGGTCGTGGCCGTCTCCGGGGAAGGACTGGCCCTGGCGGAGCTCCTCCAGCACCGGGTCCACCGCGAGGTCGCCAGGCTCCGCGACCCCCACGCCGCAGACGTCGACATCGTCTTCCAGCACTCCCCCGGCTCCCGCTGGGCCCGCGGGGCGGCCGCTGTCGCCATCAAGCGGTACGTGTCCCCCACTACCTGA